In Euphorbia lathyris chromosome 2, ddEupLath1.1, whole genome shotgun sequence, the sequence TTTAACAATAAAACATctgtttttcctattttatatttttttctctttttttccgacataatcacaatctctccaatataaagtaattgatttattaatttttatataattatagaactttaatttaataatgtaaaatttattgactaaaaaactgaatgaaaaatatttcaaaaattattaacaTAGGAGTAAGATTATcattgtaaaatgtttttacaattctaataaaatttaccaaatgaaaaaaaatacgatttttaaaaaatttataataatatttaatgttagtttaaagatattatattaaaaaataacgaaaaaaataattacaatttaaaacAATTCATAGTACATTTTTtaagtatattaatttcaatGTATAGGTAGTTCAAAAccttcattaaaattaattagattaaatttgaaactaaaagataattttttttatgtatataactaggggtaattttggaatttcatttacaaaaacaaatggaatgactaaagaattgattaagataaaacttaaggaccttataataatatgatagaCTTACTAgcgtgttaagtaaaaatataaggaccttataattatttacccaaaaaattaataagaaaaatgtGATTCAGTGGTTGTAGAGCTTAACCATTGGAGAAAGTTAGTATTAGGGGTGCACATGGTAGGTTAACCAGTCTATTAACAAAAACCATTAACCAAACAATTAAATTTGGTTAACCATATTTCGGTTACCCTattaattcggtcggttaacctatatttcggtcggttaaccattagtgACTTTTCGTAGTAAATATCactttaaatatataattattcacttaaaaataaatatataattatttaaatattaaataaaaatattgaacttcaaatttaattaacaaaatccccaaaacaaataatttttaagttattttaatatttttaacttaaaaatttaatataaatatgtatttttatatattaatattaaatttttacatatatttatattagttttatgtgTATCAATATATCATCGGTTTATTTTTCAGTTTCGGTTAACCATcgaatttttaaatgaaaaaccGTATACTAGTCCATCGTTTACGGTTAACCTATTTTTTGGTTCAGTTTTGATTTGGGAAATTGGTTTTTCGATTTTCCGATTAGTTATGTGCAACCCTAGTTTGCAGGGTCGGCTCCAGTATTTTAGAGGTCCTAGATATGGCCGGTCCTGACATTTTTATTGGGCCTTAGTCGAAAAAAAGAGATAAAGAAAgtcttaataaaataaaattgtacttaaaagtttataaTAGAAATTTGGGCCTATTTTAGACCTAAAATATGatattatttggtcattttCTAGGTATGGATGAGTGTTATAACGACATTTGGACCTATTTTGGGTCAGACCCTAGGCGGTTGCACTCCTGACCTATGCTCAGAGTCGGTCCATAAACATTTGGGCCTTCTTATGAATTATTGTCCTActagattataattttcattttgaatttgtagcataaatttttttatcaggACAGGTTATTATGAAATTAACTCAATATGTTATGTTACAAGAAACAATCATTTTTATTAAATCACGTCATAAAATTCAAATATCGAGCCCAATCTATATAAGCCcacaaaaaatacatatattatttttaagaataagAAATGGTTTCCGGTGGTACATAACGTTTTGCGCTGGTCCACAAATATTCGGGCCTTATTATAAATTGCTGTCCTACtcgattataattttcattttgattttgtaaaaatactcaTCATAAAAAATTTGATCGATGCATGTTATGTAATTAATTCAATAGCACGagtaaattaatgaaaattaattgtgtCCTAAAATATATTGTAACAAGTAAATCAATATATATTAGTGATTTTAGTTTGAATATGTATATTATAAAAaagtaattattaaaattatacaataataataatcataataataaaaataaaaacaaaactattttaaaaaaaaaataaaaacaaaacatatataaaaaataaaggggAACAaactttatataataataagaagaaaatgaggaataaaagaaaatgagaaccAAAAGATACAattccaaaaattgaattatgtCCTGAAATATATTGTAACAAgtaaatcaatatatatatatatatcattttagatTGAATATATAACATGTTGGTTGAAGGAAAAAATtaagattaaaaataataattattaaaattatataataataaaaataaaaataaaaacaaaacatatatgaaaaataaagaaaaaaagaactttatatagtaataaaaaaattgggaaTAAAAGAAAGTGAGAACTAAAATATACAATTCCAAAGATCGAACTCCCACCCTCACAAAAACTCCATTATGCATTTACCATTTAACCTAGTattatattttgttataaatcCAAGTCTACATACTTTTTAACCCTTAGAGCCGACCCTGATTAAATGGTCTTACAATGGTGATGTGTCGCTAATGTGACATGTCTATTGAGGAGTTATGTACTATAAGATTGAAGATGCTCTCATTAAACTTAGCTAAAGGTGTGTTGCACGCACTTTGAAATATCATTATATAaatcacaaaatagattaaaacatataaaaaggaAATTCTCAGTTGCTCAACTACAAAACAAGGCTCTCTATTATATTAGAAACACGTACTCTCATCTTCGTCCTTTCACTTTTTCAAGGCTCGTATTATACATTTTTCACACAAATCTTACTTCTTTGCAACCAAGTTTGTTGATTACTACATTTTAAGCAAATCGAAGAGACTACCGAACATTTTAAGCAATTAAGGTGGTTCTCAAGATATTTGAAAGTTCATACgatcaatcaagtttttttaaacaaattcagagaACAAATAAtctatttaccctttttttttttttttccttataaGTAGAACCATCAAAGGGAAaaggagaaaagaaaaaaaaagactagATTAACACCATGCAAAAGAAGACCAACATCGAACAAGTCATTCCTattttaactatttattttagTGGTGCCAATTTTTGACttgataatatataatatataaagatAACTCAAATACAATTATAGTTTTTATCGTATTTAAACATATcatatataagtatatagtttttattgtattttttttttttttagggaaaaaatcatagtttttattgtatttaaacatatcatatatatatatatatatatataacatataaATGACATACGCAATTATGATCGAATTACTACCCCTAAATTCCATCATTTTCTAcatcacaaattaataaaaaaaattaaacttcataaataaataaaaattaaaaagaaactaCTCCGTAATGTAAGGAGAAGTAACACTAATAATAGAAACCGTTGCATCTTACAAAAGAATAAGTAACCAGAAATATATACGGATCAAAGAATCAAACTAAAAATAACCACAAATTTCTCACAAATCTGtgtataaaaagaaagacaaagcaAAACAAAATTCATAATCCCAACTAAATAACTTACATCTAGCAAGCCTCGATACCTAATCGAGGcttaattattattatcattactAGCTAGATTGTAGCCTCGTATCggttaatattattatttctaatttactaattagaaaaaataaataaaagttagaTTCAAGGGCAATGATCTGTTCAAAGAAAATTGTGGCATGTTTCATTTTATTCTTATGCTTATCAACACTTGTTTCCTGTgaaaagaagaacaagaaaaagcatCAAAAGAATCCAAAGAATCCAAAGAAACCCAAAGGAAAACCCGCACCCCAACCCCGTCTTCTACCTGCACCAGTTGTTCCAGGCGGTCCTGAGAAAGTATTCAATGTGCTCGATTTCGGTGTAAAAGCCGGTCCAAAGACCGATAATGCATTGGTAAGTATGTAAGATTTAGGGTGTGTTAGGAAAAATATGGATTTGGAGAAATGTATGCGGAATGATTTTGTTGTATGAAGTATTTCTAATATGGTCTCGGACTATTAAGATGTTGCCATGTCAGCATCTGTATCGATGTGGCAGCATCTGAGCGGTCACATGCCACTACATATGGTCTGGGACCACCAAACCTCTTCCTAGGCAGAGGGCTTCTGGACCCGTGTGGTTCACATGCTCTTTGTTGTTGATTTTTGCCGTtggaaaaaactaatttttcaAATAGTTTTTTAGCTATAAAAGGCGAACAGAGTTGTCTAACCAAAAAAGTAACCAAACACCCTCTAGAATCACTTTTTCCTTAGTGGATGCGGGTGGTCGGGGTATAATTGACCGTTTCCACCCCTCCTTCGGCTACGAACTCCACAATATTTTCTATTGTATTGTAATTAAAGTagttgtgaattttttttttcagaatttCATCAAGGCATGGAGGGCAGCATGCGATTTCAATGGAAAGGCAAGGCTAGTATTTCCAAAGGGTGAATTCCATGCCACTGAAACGGTATTTCAAGGACCGTGCAAAGCTCCGATTGCAGTGGAAATTCAAGGAATTATTAAGGCGGGATCCGATATCAGTAGCTACAGTGAAGATTTTTGGCTTTCATTTGAGAAAATTGTTGGTTTGAATGTTTTTGGAACCGGAACTATCGATGGTCAAGGCCCTAATGTTTGGAAATATAAGGAAAAAGGAGGTTCAATGTTCCCAATTGTAAGTAATAATATAACATGTACATTTTACACATTGCACTAAGCCAATAGTAAAAGGCCACTTTTACTGACAGAGCTCGAGAAAAGGGTCTGTCGGTGTAACCCGAGACCCTATTCCTGAGCAGAGTGGGTAGTCTGGAACTATGCCTCCCAGGGTGGATTCTGGTATCCAATGGTGGAGCCCCAACCAAATACTCGAAAGTGTCAATGGTCGAAAATTTATCAAAAGTTTAGCGATGAATATGTTCGTCGTTGATTCTACGAATGGTTTCAATTATGAATATATCATTAACGACAAAATAGTTACGACGAAACTGTTCATCGGTAATTATAATtctttattcattttctttccGGAGCGAGGGGATTGACGGACCCTCCATGACCCCCCTGCTCCTTGAGCCCGACCCATTGCACTCAACCAATTAAAAGAATATACACACCAATTATCGGGAGATTACTTgtgtaaacaaatcaaatttCTACTAAATTAGTAGTTATTCTTTCTAGCGATGGAGGGACAGGGGGTCACGGAAAGTCCATTGACCTCCGACACAGGGAGAAGCATAAAAGTTAGAATTACTGACAGAAATATCCGATTTTCAACGTACAAATTCTGTCAGTAAATTCAATATGTTTAGAATTTGCAGCGGATTTAGCATCAGTGACGAAATATTTGACAAATATCCGTTTTTGTTGTCTAGTCCCAAAAAAAATGTATGCAATTTCTAAGACTAACATATTTTTGTTGTGTTGGTGCAGAGTCTTAAATTCATAGGTTGTCAAAGAATACATATCAGTGGTCTAACTTCGATTAATCCTATGGGATTTCACGTCAGCATTGTTAACTGTGTCGATGCTACTGCTACAAATATGCACTTAATAGCCCCTGAAGACAGTCCAAATACCGACGGATTCCATATCAGTCAATCTACTAACGTCAAAGTTTTCGATAGTGTCGTTGCTACAGGTGATGACTGTGTTGGTGTCATCCATGGAAGTTCAGATGTTGTTGTTAGAAAAATAGTGTGTGGTCCTGGTCACGGACtcaggtatatatatatattcaaaccTCTTGTTCTCTCTTTGGATTTTTTGGTTGTGTGTAGTTTAATTAAGTTGTTGTCGTTGTGAAAAACAGTATCGGAAGTCTTGGAAAGTATGACGACGAGAAGCTGTTGCAAAATGTTCTGATAGAAGATTGCACAATGAAGGATACAGATAATGGAGCTCGTATTAAGACTTATGCAGGGTCACTTCCAAGTGTTGCACAGAACATAACTTTCAGAAACATCAAAATGACCAATGTTTCAAATCCAATTCTCATCGATCAAACCTACGGGAAGAAATCAGGATCGGTTAGTCTTTGTTTTCCACACATTAAATTTTCGCTTAGAGTTAATGTTCATCATATCAGTgactgaccaaatgaattttaatCAATGACTCGCTATTAGATTCGAATCCTAGAGTGGAGAAagttataattatttaattacttaATTTCTCCACCTTATGATACTAATCTAATAGTGACGACTCAATTAGATAATAAATGTTGAGTCCTAAATATAATAGATAATGTTCTCGgattccatgacatggtatggtccaaataataatataaatctAATCTTGGACCTTAGCTTCACTTTAAACTTTTAGCTGAATTGGTTTATTGACATTGTAACATAACCTCTTAGACAAGTGGCCGATGGTTCAAACCATATGGAATTTCAACACACGATAAGATAAACATGTGTCATACTGTTTAAAGCCGAAGGGACATTCAAGTTTAAGGTGCATTATCTAgagataataattaaaaaaaaaaaggactattATTTGGTCTTAGCTATTAGTTTAACTTTTCAAATTAATCTGTTACTAGACAGGCATTAAAGCCACTCTAACCTAAAGGTCAAAGGTTCGGATTCTAAATAAcacaatttattattaaaatttcaaaTAAGTTTGTGTCATACACGTTGTAAGTCCAAGATGTTTCATAGATTATAATAAAAGGTATTACTCTGTCTTAACTATGGGTTTAAGCTTTTTGGTTCAACCGTTCTTTAACATGATATCAGAGCTTTTTAGTCGAATCTTGGCAACTCTCGTGCATGAGTGTTGGTTGAAAAGACATTTGCATACAAAATTGTATCAAACTTACTATAAATACTATTATTTTCCGATTGAGTCTTACCTGTCAGCTTAATTTGGGGTTTTTCGTGATGCAGCCATCAAAGGTACAAATCAGCAATGCGCAATTCATAAACATACAAGGAACAACAAGAACTGAAACAGGAGTAGATATACAATGCAGCAAGGCGGTTCCATGTAAAGGAGTTAGATTATCACAAATCAATTTGAAGTACATTGGGATAAAGCCATTACCTTTCACTTCTATTTGTACTAATGTTAAGATTGCATATGATGGACCTCAATTTCCAGCACCATGCCGTTAAATAAACCTTCTTTTATAGTTACTTTCCTTCATACCCATATTGTCAATTATTATAACTAATTCATTAATGCAATTCTAGTAAAGGAAAAATCTGATACTCTTACTAATTTTAGtttcttttaataatttatatatatatgccaTGTCTACTAAATCCTACAATAAGTGTCCAACCAATCTTGTGAACTGTTCTGGTTCCTTATAAGCATCTGGAACAACATCAAATCGTATGCTtcaaggaaaaacattaaatgaactatagtaaaaccttcataaattaatactcagataatttttttttttttgataaaccgAAAACTTGTATTACTAAGAAATAAACATACCATCATTCTGAATACAAGAAGAAACAAAAGAAGGATAATCTTCTATAAGAATTTCCATATGAGAGAAAGTCCGTGCCCAAACAGCTAAATTATGAGCGACAACATTCGCTTGACGCTTCTCATATACGAACTCGATTGAGGAAAATGCACGAGCAACTTCTATAATATCCCCTAGGATTAGACCCAGCGAATTTGGCAAAATTTGAGCTCCTTTAATTAAATTGATAGCTGAACCTGAGTCCCAAGCAACCAAAATGGTTTGATACCCGCAATCCCGAACCACGCGTAAAGACAAGAGAATTGCTATTAATTCCGCGTGTAATGCAGAAATAGTAGAGCCAATTGGACCTCCACCACACATTGAAACCAAACCATTGCAATCCCGAACCACCATTCCAAAAGAACCCTGCGACGATCTGATcagataaattaataacctctttaaaataaaatttcttcTGGTCCAGACTTGGGCCAGATCACTAATTTTAtattagataaattaatatttttataaattaataaaatttcgtGGTCACAGcgttattaatttataaaagttTTACTATATAGTTAAATCGTCCAATCCTATATCTTTAACCAAATCTCTTATGCATTTGGACTAAGAAATTAAAAAACCTCAATATGACCTTGCAAATTCAACGGGCAGGAAAAACTTGGCTTCTCCCATAACACTTTCTTTATTATTAcatcatatacatatataatcaAGGCAAGAAAATATGTTAACTTTGTATTCTGATTTGGAACAGATAGTAGTCATGAATTGATTTAACAAAACCAATTTGAATTCACTTCTCTGTAAAGGTTTTATTCCACTATTTTTCTACTTGCTTTAATCCATATAAGGATTTGGTCAATTTGCAAACGGATGATGTTTTTCCTTAGAATACCCTTCAAGAGAAGCCATATATAAATCTTCATCTATTGTTCTATGCAAATAGATATTAGGAAAGTTATCAATAACTAATTATTTTTAAGAAGGTTAAAAGATAGTGGTTACCTTTTGCTTTATGACATTTCtatagaaataaaaatgaacttatttaatataatacaaataaaaattattcatTTGATTAAAACCAAAATATGATTATCATTTGTTGTGATGTTTATTTAAAAAACCCTtgtttgattaataataaagtTCATGTCACAAAGTCCAATTGGACCCTTAAACTATACATAAAAAATCAATTGGGTATCCGTTCTCTTAAAATCAACAAATCAATCCTTATCCTTTAACAGACAATCCTTATCCTTTAACAGACCAGCCAATTAGCCACTTGTTAACTGAGAAAGCTAATAAGAGACTTTATTTCTGTCAAATTTGACAACTGTCATATTTGGTTTCTCCTATAATCTATCTTCTATCTCCTCATCATGGGCCTGAAATCATCATCTTCCTATCATCTATTCTTTaccagaaaagaaagaaaatgataatttgttatatatatatgaaagatATTGTAAGAAATTTGTAAATGAAATAGCCTAGATTTTTAGTGTGTTGTGTAATAGGTTTAAATATGTAAAATTTTTTGAATAAAGGGTGGATGAtacccaatattattaaaagcaaAAGCAAAAAATTAACAACAGATCATCCAGAAAACAACAACTAAACAAAACGGAAAGAATCCCTACctaatgttagagataataattaTCGCGAAggagaaaagaacaaaaatcTGGAATTCCATCCCACCAACAAAAATCCGAACTAACTCTATCAAAATTAGCCAGCTTACACTACAGAAAAAATGGGTTTTAATAAGAGTGAAAAGCCTTATTAAAAGTCAAATTTTCCTTATTAGAAGCTTTTAATAAGGGAAATTCCCCCTTTTCGACCCCTTAATAAATGCTTCCTTactaaatagttttaataagggaaatatttttttataagagtctagataataaagaaaatttctcttattaaaaattatttttaataattaaaattttcgttattaaaattatttataataaataaaaatcccattattaaaaactatttataataattaaaaattccCATATTAAATCATAATATTTACTCTaattaatgatatttattattTGAACTAAAATTtccaataataaaataaataaaaatttggattgaatggagctATGATAACATCAAATAATAATTGGTATGTCACTCTAAAGCAAATAATAAGGTAAATAAACGCAAATCAGCAATATGACAAATAACATACGTATATAGTGATATTGACCAAAATCTTCTTCCAAATTATATTGGCTAATCGGAAAGCTACTGATAGTGGTGGCAACTATATGGCATACATATGAACGGACTTGGTCCGTCTGTGGACGCAACCAAAATAGAAGTTCATACCATTGAGAAAAATGGCAAAAACAAACccaaaaatgaaaaaatcaGAAAAGAAAAGGCATAATTTCTTTGGTTTATGAACCAATTATTTATCTGCTTTAACTGCAAGCCTGTTTCCGGCACCAATTTTGTTTTGTCTTCCTcctaaaagaaaaggaaaaattcATGACTGAACAAAAGAAAAGATTTC encodes:
- the LOC136216908 gene encoding exopolygalacturonase-like, whose amino-acid sequence is MICSKKIVACFILFLCLSTLVSCEKKNKKKHQKNPKNPKKPKGKPAPQPRLLPAPVVPGGPEKVFNVLDFGVKAGPKTDNALNFIKAWRAACDFNGKARLVFPKGEFHATETVFQGPCKAPIAVEIQGIIKAGSDISSYSEDFWLSFEKIVGLNVFGTGTIDGQGPNVWKYKEKGGSMFPISLKFIGCQRIHISGLTSINPMGFHVSIVNCVDATATNMHLIAPEDSPNTDGFHISQSTNVKVFDSVVATGDDCVGVIHGSSDVVVRKIVCGPGHGLSIGSLGKYDDEKLLQNVLIEDCTMKDTDNGARIKTYAGSLPSVAQNITFRNIKMTNVSNPILIDQTYGKKSGSPSKVQISNAQFINIQGTTRTETGVDIQCSKAVPCKGVRLSQINLKYIGIKPLPFTSICTNVKIAYDGPQFPAPCR